The following coding sequences are from one Aliarcobacter skirrowii CCUG 10374 window:
- the dnaA gene encoding chromosomal replication initiator protein DnaA produces the protein MTQKEFILNIQRETESIDFERYFRQLNLKKLSKDENIAIFEVANRYIASWIKNKYENILKEFFEKYSNFKPDIDIRVTGEKKLKKQNELEIKNQTPESTILNPSYTFDSFVVGPSNQMAYNAALAVSNKPGIQYNPLFIYGGTGLGKTHILQAIGNKALEDDKTVIYVTIEQFMNDFTFSLKNKNMEHFRAKYRNCDLLLIDDVQFLSEKELTQEEFFHTFNELHNAKKQIVMTSDKLPSQIAGLAERLKSRFEWGLTTDIQIPKLETKIAIIEKKSELNGINLSRDIISFIATTLDSSIREIEGVLIRINANASLLNLEINLAMVQNLLKDQIRENKENIKLPDIINVVASELNIKPSDIKSKKRTATVANARRVVIYLARELTHNSMPDIAKFLDMKDHSSISHNMKKTQELMQSDENFKLVIQNLKNKLINKE, from the coding sequence ATGACACAAAAAGAGTTTATTTTAAATATCCAAAGAGAGACAGAATCTATTGACTTTGAGAGATATTTTAGACAACTTAACTTAAAAAAACTATCAAAAGATGAAAATATCGCTATTTTTGAAGTAGCTAATAGATATATTGCATCTTGGATAAAAAATAAATATGAAAATATATTAAAAGAGTTTTTTGAAAAATATAGCAATTTCAAACCAGATATTGATATTAGAGTTACTGGTGAAAAAAAACTAAAAAAACAAAATGAACTAGAAATTAAAAATCAAACTCCTGAAAGTACAATTTTAAATCCATCTTATACTTTTGACTCTTTTGTTGTAGGGCCTTCAAATCAAATGGCATATAATGCTGCACTTGCTGTTTCAAATAAACCAGGAATTCAATATAACCCACTTTTTATATATGGTGGAACTGGACTTGGAAAAACTCATATTCTTCAAGCTATTGGAAATAAAGCTTTAGAAGATGATAAAACTGTAATTTATGTAACAATTGAACAATTTATGAATGACTTTACATTTTCACTAAAAAATAAAAATATGGAGCACTTTCGTGCAAAATATAGAAATTGTGATTTACTTTTGATAGATGATGTTCAATTTTTAAGTGAAAAAGAGCTTACTCAAGAGGAGTTCTTTCATACATTTAATGAACTTCATAATGCAAAAAAACAGATAGTTATGACAAGTGATAAACTCCCTTCTCAAATTGCTGGACTTGCTGAAAGACTTAAATCAAGATTTGAATGGGGACTTACAACAGATATTCAAATTCCAAAATTAGAGACTAAAATTGCAATTATTGAAAAAAAATCAGAGTTAAATGGAATAAATTTAAGCAGAGATATAATCTCATTTATAGCAACAACTCTTGATAGCTCAATTAGAGAGATAGAGGGTGTTTTAATTAGAATAAATGCAAATGCTTCGCTACTTAATTTAGAGATAAATCTTGCTATGGTTCAAAATCTATTAAAAGATCAAATTAGAGAGAATAAAGAGAATATTAAACTTCCAGATATTATAAATGTAGTTGCAAGTGAGTTAAATATTAAACCAAGTGATATTAAATCTAAAAAAAGAACAGCAACTGTTGCAAATGCAAGAAGAGTTGTAATTTATCTAGCACGAGAGTTAACTCACAACTCAATGCCAGATATTGCAAAGTTCTTAGATATGAAAGATCATAGCTCAATTTCTCATAATATGAAAAAGACTCAAGAGCTTATGCAAAGTGATGAAAATTTTAAACTTGTAATTCAAAATTTAAAGAATAAATTAATAAATAAGGAGTAG